A genomic window from Lotus japonicus ecotype B-129 chromosome 1, LjGifu_v1.2 includes:
- the LOC130728427 gene encoding 2-dehydro-3-deoxyphosphooctonate aldolase, whose product MDPSALLYSQLKAAEPFFLLAGPNVIESEEHIMRMAKHIKSIATKVGIPLVFKSSFDKANRTSSKSFRGPGMVEGLKILGKVKIAYDIPIVTDVHEASQCEAVGRVADIIQIPAFLCRQTDLLVAAAKTGKIINIKKGQFCAPSVMENSAEKVRLAGNPNVMVCERGTMFGYNDLIVDPRNLEWMREANCPVVADITHSLQQPAGKKLDGGGVASGGLRELIPCIARTAVAVGVDGIFMEVHDDPLSAPVDGPTQWPLRHLEQLLEELVAISRVTKGKQQFNIDLTPFRE is encoded by the exons ATGGATCCATCGGCATTGCTCTATAGCCAGCTCAAG GCTGCTGAGCCGTTCTTCCTGCTAGCGGGTCCTAATGTGATTGAATCTGAAGAGCACATTATGCGTATGGCTAAGCACATAAAGAGTATTGCAACTAA AGTGGGAATTCCACTGGTTTTCAAGTCAAGCTTTGACAAAGCTAACCGAACATCGTCAAAATCATTTCGTGGCCCAGGGATGGTTGAGGGATTGAAG aTACTGGGGAAGGTTAAAATAGCCTACGATATCCCTATAGTGACAGATGTGCATGAGGCCTCTCAG TGTGAAGCAGTTGGCAGAGTTGCAGATATCATTCAGATTCCAGCATTCTTGTGTCGCCAA ACAGACCTTCTAGTTGCAGCAGCCAAAACCGGAAAAATTATCAACATCAAGAAGGGCCAGTTTTGTGCTCCTTCT GTCATGGAAAATTCAGCTGAAAAGGTTCGGTTAGCTGGAAATCCTAATGTGATGGTTTGTGAGAGAGGAACCATGTTTGGCTACA ATGATTTGATTGTTGATCCACGCAATCTGGAGTGGATGAGAGAAGCCAATTGTCCTGTT GTAGCTGATATAACACACTCGCTACAACAGCCTGCTGGAAAGAAG TTGGATGGGGGAGGTGTTGCAAGTGGAGGTCTTCGCGAACTAATACCTTGCATTGCAAGGACAGCAGTTGCTGTTGGAGTGGATGGGATCTTCATGGAG GTGCATGATGATCCATTGAGTGCACCTGTTGATGGTCCAACCCAGTGG CCTCTGCGCCACCTGGAGCAGCTACTAGAAGAGCTTGTAGCTATTTCT AGGGTCACCAAAGGGAAGCAACAATTCAACATTGATCTGACGCCATTTCGTGAATAA
- the LOC130728425 gene encoding uncharacterized protein LOC130728425, with product MGRRQNDSDVGRFTLLILFLMGAISCSTVYLFITVIFRPSSSASVSSMQGLDEKGGGVDDDVVGRGEEGQCCRGVEHLELWGDAVKWGAEFKVNSSEDCCMACKKMCQGDGGPCVCNSWVFCGDREACGPRFGECWLKRQKDALNPDRRDSGDKVMWTSGFVFDKGEGIVGLETDYGILRMKLLPECSPESVAYILELLALPHCVGCQIYRAESRGNFWDSEGNHIKKAPFGPPFALIQGTLESHGSIFKDIPKEHCPSIRRGSVAWVGSGPEFFISLANHKEWRNAYTVFGSVLSEDMEILEKIAQLPTKSEVLSNIDVSILESPLSLRFRRIYTES from the exons ATGGGTCGTCGCCAAAATGACTCAGATGTTGGTCGATTCACGCTTCTCATCCTCTTCTTGATGGGTGCAATTTCCTGTTCTACGGTGTATCTCTTCATCACCGTGATCTTCAGGCCGAGTAGCAGTGCATCTGTGTCTTCAATGCAGGGTTTGGATGAGAAGGGTGGTGGTGTTGATGATGATGTGGTGGGGAGGGGAGAAGAAGGGCAATGTTGTAGAGGGGTTGAGCATTTGGAGCTGTGGGGTGATGCTGTGAAATGGGGTGCTGAATTTAAGGttaattcttcagaggattgTTGCATGGCTTGTAAGAAGATGTGTCAAGGTGATGGTGGACCTTGTGTGTGTAATTCATGGGTGTTTTGTGGAGATAGAGAGGCGTGTGGACCTAGATTTGGTGAG TGTTGGTTAAAACGACAAAAAGATGCTTTAAACCCTGATCGACGAGACTCGGGAGATAAAGTTATGTGGACTTCTGGGTTTGTCTTTGACAAGGGAGAG GGAATTGTTGGTCTGGAAACTGACTATGGAATTCTTCGAATGAAA CTTTTGCCTGAGTGTTCTCCAGAGTCTGTTGCCTACATTCTTGAGCTGTTGGCATTGCCTCATTGTGTTGGTTGCCAGATTTATCGTGCTGAAAGCCGGGGAAACTTTTGGGACTCAGAAGGAAACCATATAAAGAAG GCTCCATTTGGTCCTCCTTTTGCACTAATTCAAGGAACACTTGAATCCCATGGCTCTATATTCAAGGATATTCCAAAAGAACACTGTCCTTCCATAAGGAGAGGGTCTGTTGCATGGGTTGGTTCTGGTCCAGAATTCTTCATAAGCCTCGCAAATCACAAGGAATGGAGAAATGCATATACTGTGTTTGGCTCTGTTCTATCTGAAGATATGGAAATTTTAGAGAAAATTGCTCAGCTTCCAACTAAATCAGAGGTTTTGAGTAATATTGATGTCTCTATCTTGGAGAGCCCACTTTCATTACGGTTTCGGAGGATTTACACAGAGTCTTAA
- the LOC130728424 gene encoding trihelix transcription factor ENAP1-like — translation MASPSSPTDSNPPSAVPLPLPAPPPPATSSRRLPPPCWGDPETAALIDAYREKWYSLGRTNLKSTHWQEVADTVAERCPNASLPPKTSVQCRHKMEKLRKRYRSEMQRLRSLPVPRSRASSSWVHFKSMDSMEKGPSPPKPEPLSNNNNNHLDDPEDLDDDEIYEEFKNGGSNTRSLDKFYRNGMGGSGGGGGFRIRIPTGVSVAQPGSKLFGNQKMNNPSDSGSRGFANGGNRGVKERQFGSGNKRERDPVGEMVSAIKVLRDGFVRMEQMKMEMAKEIEQMRMDMEMKRTEMILESQQRIVEAFAKAVSEKQKKKKGNPVASPSEQ, via the coding sequence ATGGCTTCCCCTTCTTCCCCCACCGACTCCAACCCACCTTCCGCCGTTCCCCTCCCTCTCCCGGCTCCTCCCCCACCCGCCACCTCCTCCCGCCGCCTCCCTCCTCCCTGCTGGGGCGACCCTGAAACCGCCGCCCTCATCGACGCCTACCGCGAGAAGTGGTACTCCCTCGGCCGCACCAACCTCAAATCCACCCACTGGCAGGAGGTTGCCGACACCGTGGCCGAACGCTGCCCTAACGCCTCCCTCCCGCCGAAAACCTCCGTCCAGTGCCGCCACAAGATGGAGAAGCTCCGTAAACGCTACAGATCTGAGATGCAGCGCCTCCGATCTCTCCCTGTGCCGCGCTCACGCGCCTCCTCGTCGTGGGTGCACTTCAAATCCATGGATTCCATGGAGAAAGGGCCATCGCCTCCGAAACCTGAACCTctctccaacaacaacaacaaccacctCGATGATCCTGAAGATCTCGACGACGACGAGATTTATGAAGAATTCAAAAACGGGGGTTCCAACACGAGGAGCCTTGACAAATTCTACCGCAACGGAATGGGTGgtagcggcggcggcggcgggtTTCGTATCCGGATCCCAACCGGGGTTAGCGTTGCGCAACCCGGATCGAAGCTTTTCGGGAACCAGAAGATGAACAACCCCTCCGATTCGGGTTCGCGAGGGTTTGCTAACGGCGGAAACAGGGGTGTGAAGGAGAGGCAATTCGGGTCGGGTAACAAGAGGGAGAGAGACCCGGTTGGGGAAATGGTGAGTGCGATCAAGGTTTTGCGAGATGGGTTCGTGAGGATGGAGCagatgaagatggagatggCGAAGGAGATCGAGCAAATGCGAATGGATATGGAGATGAAGCGCACTGAGATGATCCTGGAATCGCAGCAGAGGATCGTGGAGGCTTTCGCCAAAGCTGTTTCtgagaagcagaagaagaaaaagggtaACCCGGTAGCATCACCCTCTGAACAATAG
- the LOC130728426 gene encoding uncharacterized protein LOC130728426 isoform X2 has product MPPRIVKRGAAARKAKASSKAALENQRQQQEPEPVEEVVVKNHEENPVVDDAVVEEKPIDAEDQLAPEGVPDVTNNAGEVKESIDEFENDEHLDLEDNDPEYGAEEYGGVDYDGKEIEQDEDQEVGDEVDEEPEEFVVEEEGDSADEEVEYVYEEVEGDDEEEEVEHAGEESEHEHLGDVEEEEHHEIVKERKKRKEFEVFVGGLDKAATEHDLKKVFSKVGVITEVRLMMNPQTKRNKGFAFLRFETVEQAKKALVELKNPVINGKQCGVAPCQDSDTLYLGNICKTWKKEALKKKLKHYGVKKFENLTLEEGGEEGTNRGFAFLEFSTRSDAKEACRLLQKRDVMFGVDKPAKVSFADSFIDPNDETMEQVKTVFIDSLPPSWDENYVRDLLKKYGEIEKIELAKDMLAARRKDFGFVTFGTHAAAVECADSITSKWLGEGDKKAKVRARLSRPLQRSRGRHAVRGDSRAGRITGRLARPLRSRPALRNLPPPSVRRIRSRVPPIRPSSLRDRRPVASMPVRARPVAPPARSYDRRFAAPAYPKSSMKRYHGRHEDLQPQRSRVSADYGSRMASQGHPSLREYPAHGSDYPELHRNTSRAAPGRVYPDDGYGQRLERHAPPPPPHVSYHEGRPHDYGTLSGSKRPYTAIDDVPPRYADADAHQSRSRLEYDYRGSASKYGDAYGDRHERSTVGYSGSRSSISIQNSHGTYSSRQATGYGGGSFGGGGGGLYSSSYGGDYIPRGSDVGGSTYSSIYSGRGGSGSSSYMGGGGTRSYY; this is encoded by the exons ATGCCTCCAAGAATAGTGAAACGAGGTGCTGCGGCAAGGAAAGCGAAGGCTTCTTCAAAGGCTGCTTTGGAGAACCAGCGTCAGCAACAGGAACCTGAACCAGTTGAGGAAGTGGTTGTGAAGAACCATGAAGAGAACCCAGTTGTTGATGATGCTGTTGTGGAAGAGAAGCCAATTGATGCGGAGGACCAATTGGCCCCAGAGGGTGTGCCTGATGTGACAA ACAATGCTGGGGAGGTTAAGGAGTCCATAGATGAATTTGAAAACGATGAACACTTGGATTTGGAGGATAATGATCCTGAGTATGGAGCTGAGGAGTATGGTGGAGTTGACTATGATGGGAAGGAAATTGAGCAAGATGAGGATCAGGAGGTGGGAGATGAAGTAGACGAAGAACCTGAAGAGTTTGTGGTTGAAGAAGAGGGAGATTCAGCTGATGAAGAAGTTGAATATGTTTATGAAGAAGTTGAgggtgatgatgaagaggagGAGGTGGAGCATGCTGGTGAGGAGTCTGAGCATGAGCATCTGGGTGACGTGGAGGAAGAGGAACACCATGAAATTgtaaaagagaggaagaagcgTAAGGAATTTGAAGTATTTGTTGGAGGCCTGGACAAGGCTGCTACTGAGCATGATCTGAAGAAGGTTTTCAGTAAAGTTGGGGTTATTACTGAAGTCAGGCTGATGATGAATCCTCAAACTAAAAGGAACAAGGGATTTGCATTTTTGCGTTTTGAAACTGTTGAACAAGCAAAAAAAGCTCTGGTAGAGCTAAAAAATCCAGTG ATTAATGGCAAACAATGTGGTGTTGCTCCATGTCAGGATAGTGATACTCTCTATTTAGGTAACATATGCAAGACATGGAAAAAGGAAGCT TTAAAGAAGAAGTTGAAACATTATGGAGttaaaaaatttgagaatttgacTTTAGAAGAAGGTGGCGAAGAGGGAACGAACCGTGGATTTGCATTTTTGGAATTTTCAACTCGTTCAGATGCTAAGGAAGCCTGTAGGCTACTGCAGAAGAGAGATGTTATGTTTGGAGTCGATAAGCCAGCAAAGGTTTCCTTTGCAGACTCCTTTATTGACCCAAACGATGAAACTATGGAACAG GTTAAAACTGTATTTATTGATTCGCTGCCTCCTTCATGGGATGAAAATTATGTCCGGGATCTTCTTAAGAAATATGGGGAGATTGAAAAAATTGAGCTTGCCAAGGACATGCTAGCTGCTCGTAGGAAGGATTTTGGATTTGTTACGTTTGGTACACATGCTGCTGCTGTGGAATGTGCTGACAGCATTACCAGTAAATGGTTAGGGGAAGGTGACAAAAAG GCCAAAGTACGGGCTAGATTGTCAAGACCGCTTCAGAGAAGCCGAGGAAGACATGCTGTTCGTGGGGATAGCCGCGCTGGCCGAATAACTGGAAGATTGGCAAGGCCTTTACGGAGTCGACCTGCACTACGTAATCTTCCTCCCCCCTCGGTGAGAAGAATTAGAAGTCGTGTTCCTCCAATTCGACCTTCTAGTCTGAGAGATAGACGCCCAGTTGCGTCCATGCCTGTAAGAGCTAGGCCTGTCGCTCCTCCAGCTAGATCTTATGACAGGAGATTTGCTG CACCTGCATATCCAAAAAGTAGCATGAAGAGATATCATGGTAGGCATGAAGATCTGCAACCTCAAAGAAGTAGAGTTTCTGCTGATTATGGATCTAGGATGGCCTCTCAAGGGCATCCATCTCTTAGAGAATATCCAGCCCATGGCTCTGACTACCCTGAGCTGCATAGAAATACATCTCGTGCTGCACCAGGGAGAGTTTATCCAGATGATGGCTATGGTCAGCGTCTTGAGAGGcatgctcctcctcctcctccccatGTAAGCTACCATGAAGGACGCCCCCATGATTATGGCACATTATCAGGCTCGAAACGACCTTATACTGCTATA GATGATGTTCCTCCACGATATGCTGATGCTGATGCTCACCAATCAAGATCTCGTTTGGAGTATGACTACAGAGGTAGTGCTTCAAAATATGGAGACGCTTATGGTGATAG GCATGAAAGGTCTACTGTGGGATATAGTGGCAGTAGAAGTTCTATATCTATTCAAAACTCACATGGGACATATAGCAGCCGACAGGCAACCGGTTATGGTGGAG GTTCtttcggtggtggtggcggcggcttATATTCATCAAGTTATGGTGGTGATTACATACCTCGTGGAAGTGAT GTTGGAGGCAGCACGTATTCATCAATATATTCTGGCAGGGGCGGCAGTGGTAGCAGTAGTTACATGGGTGGTGGAGGAACTAGGTCTTATTATTGA
- the LOC130728426 gene encoding uncharacterized protein LOC130728426 isoform X1: MPPRIVKRGAAARKAKASSKAALENQRQQQEPEPVEEVVVKNHEENPVVDDAVVEEKPIDAEDQLAPEGVPDVTNNAGEVKESIDEFENDEHLDLEDNDPEYGAEEYGGVDYDGKEIEQDEDQEVGDEVDEEPEEFVVEEEGDSADEEVEYVYEEVEGDDEEEEVEHAGEESEHEHLGDVEEEEHHEIVKERKKRKEFEVFVGGLDKAATEHDLKKVFSKVGVITEVRLMMNPQTKRNKGFAFLRFETVEQAKKALVELKNPVINGKQCGVAPCQDSDTLYLGNICKTWKKEALKKKLKHYGVKKFENLTLEEGGEEGTNRGFAFLEFSTRSDAKEACRLLQKRDVMFGVDKPAKVSFADSFIDPNDETMEQLQVKTVFIDSLPPSWDENYVRDLLKKYGEIEKIELAKDMLAARRKDFGFVTFGTHAAAVECADSITSKWLGEGDKKAKVRARLSRPLQRSRGRHAVRGDSRAGRITGRLARPLRSRPALRNLPPPSVRRIRSRVPPIRPSSLRDRRPVASMPVRARPVAPPARSYDRRFAAPAYPKSSMKRYHGRHEDLQPQRSRVSADYGSRMASQGHPSLREYPAHGSDYPELHRNTSRAAPGRVYPDDGYGQRLERHAPPPPPHVSYHEGRPHDYGTLSGSKRPYTAIDDVPPRYADADAHQSRSRLEYDYRGSASKYGDAYGDRHERSTVGYSGSRSSISIQNSHGTYSSRQATGYGGGSFGGGGGGLYSSSYGGDYIPRGSDVGGSTYSSIYSGRGGSGSSSYMGGGGTRSYY; the protein is encoded by the exons ATGCCTCCAAGAATAGTGAAACGAGGTGCTGCGGCAAGGAAAGCGAAGGCTTCTTCAAAGGCTGCTTTGGAGAACCAGCGTCAGCAACAGGAACCTGAACCAGTTGAGGAAGTGGTTGTGAAGAACCATGAAGAGAACCCAGTTGTTGATGATGCTGTTGTGGAAGAGAAGCCAATTGATGCGGAGGACCAATTGGCCCCAGAGGGTGTGCCTGATGTGACAA ACAATGCTGGGGAGGTTAAGGAGTCCATAGATGAATTTGAAAACGATGAACACTTGGATTTGGAGGATAATGATCCTGAGTATGGAGCTGAGGAGTATGGTGGAGTTGACTATGATGGGAAGGAAATTGAGCAAGATGAGGATCAGGAGGTGGGAGATGAAGTAGACGAAGAACCTGAAGAGTTTGTGGTTGAAGAAGAGGGAGATTCAGCTGATGAAGAAGTTGAATATGTTTATGAAGAAGTTGAgggtgatgatgaagaggagGAGGTGGAGCATGCTGGTGAGGAGTCTGAGCATGAGCATCTGGGTGACGTGGAGGAAGAGGAACACCATGAAATTgtaaaagagaggaagaagcgTAAGGAATTTGAAGTATTTGTTGGAGGCCTGGACAAGGCTGCTACTGAGCATGATCTGAAGAAGGTTTTCAGTAAAGTTGGGGTTATTACTGAAGTCAGGCTGATGATGAATCCTCAAACTAAAAGGAACAAGGGATTTGCATTTTTGCGTTTTGAAACTGTTGAACAAGCAAAAAAAGCTCTGGTAGAGCTAAAAAATCCAGTG ATTAATGGCAAACAATGTGGTGTTGCTCCATGTCAGGATAGTGATACTCTCTATTTAGGTAACATATGCAAGACATGGAAAAAGGAAGCT TTAAAGAAGAAGTTGAAACATTATGGAGttaaaaaatttgagaatttgacTTTAGAAGAAGGTGGCGAAGAGGGAACGAACCGTGGATTTGCATTTTTGGAATTTTCAACTCGTTCAGATGCTAAGGAAGCCTGTAGGCTACTGCAGAAGAGAGATGTTATGTTTGGAGTCGATAAGCCAGCAAAGGTTTCCTTTGCAGACTCCTTTATTGACCCAAACGATGAAACTATGGAACAG TTGCAGGTTAAAACTGTATTTATTGATTCGCTGCCTCCTTCATGGGATGAAAATTATGTCCGGGATCTTCTTAAGAAATATGGGGAGATTGAAAAAATTGAGCTTGCCAAGGACATGCTAGCTGCTCGTAGGAAGGATTTTGGATTTGTTACGTTTGGTACACATGCTGCTGCTGTGGAATGTGCTGACAGCATTACCAGTAAATGGTTAGGGGAAGGTGACAAAAAG GCCAAAGTACGGGCTAGATTGTCAAGACCGCTTCAGAGAAGCCGAGGAAGACATGCTGTTCGTGGGGATAGCCGCGCTGGCCGAATAACTGGAAGATTGGCAAGGCCTTTACGGAGTCGACCTGCACTACGTAATCTTCCTCCCCCCTCGGTGAGAAGAATTAGAAGTCGTGTTCCTCCAATTCGACCTTCTAGTCTGAGAGATAGACGCCCAGTTGCGTCCATGCCTGTAAGAGCTAGGCCTGTCGCTCCTCCAGCTAGATCTTATGACAGGAGATTTGCTG CACCTGCATATCCAAAAAGTAGCATGAAGAGATATCATGGTAGGCATGAAGATCTGCAACCTCAAAGAAGTAGAGTTTCTGCTGATTATGGATCTAGGATGGCCTCTCAAGGGCATCCATCTCTTAGAGAATATCCAGCCCATGGCTCTGACTACCCTGAGCTGCATAGAAATACATCTCGTGCTGCACCAGGGAGAGTTTATCCAGATGATGGCTATGGTCAGCGTCTTGAGAGGcatgctcctcctcctcctccccatGTAAGCTACCATGAAGGACGCCCCCATGATTATGGCACATTATCAGGCTCGAAACGACCTTATACTGCTATA GATGATGTTCCTCCACGATATGCTGATGCTGATGCTCACCAATCAAGATCTCGTTTGGAGTATGACTACAGAGGTAGTGCTTCAAAATATGGAGACGCTTATGGTGATAG GCATGAAAGGTCTACTGTGGGATATAGTGGCAGTAGAAGTTCTATATCTATTCAAAACTCACATGGGACATATAGCAGCCGACAGGCAACCGGTTATGGTGGAG GTTCtttcggtggtggtggcggcggcttATATTCATCAAGTTATGGTGGTGATTACATACCTCGTGGAAGTGAT GTTGGAGGCAGCACGTATTCATCAATATATTCTGGCAGGGGCGGCAGTGGTAGCAGTAGTTACATGGGTGGTGGAGGAACTAGGTCTTATTATTGA